The Erigeron canadensis isolate Cc75 chromosome 1, C_canadensis_v1, whole genome shotgun sequence genome segment GCTATAGTAGTGACAGATTTGTGGTGACATATGATTATTTTggacatatttgatattttattgtttaaaatgaacaatttttatatttatacatttaaaataaatacgTATGAATGATgtgttttatctttttagttgaaaaacaaaatgatttttaattataaaaaatattacagttttaaagttataaaatgttgtacaagtagATACTAAACAAAACACACTAACGAGCAGTGAACCCGATCGAAAGTAGATAGTGTTATGGTAAGTACATGATCGTTCGCATAGACGTTTGCACTACCTAGTCTAATTGATAGGCCCCAAAGGGAATATCGGTGGAGTTGTAAAGGGGTGAacaataaacataaaacatttaAGAAAAAGTGAAATCTAACACAAGTCATAATTTTCAACTTATTCttttattaagttataaaagAATTACAAGTAGTTGTGGAATGGAAACGCCTATGGAATCTAACTACTTGAAACAAGTTACAACTCAGTTTATTTAACTCTACTTAGCCTAAGCTGATTATAAGAACACAACACGAATCCAAGCTGATTAGCTCTAATCGTTGTAAGAGTTAGATGAATGGAAAGCACACTTTTTATGATGCACCAAGGGAGGTTTATATAGGCATAAGCCAAGCCTTGGATGTTGTCCATTTGCTTCTACGTGTtcttgatctaatggttctacaCAAATGATCCCGCTTGATAGTGACACTGTAATTCTTGTCTCCTAGACACTTCCACGCACCCAATGAAACAGTGAACACCTCATAGAATTTGAAACAACCAAAGACAATTCACATGAATGTACCTCGTACTTGTTTGATTCCTTTATTGTCAGTAGTAGTTATCCAAAGTTGTTGTTGAAGCATCAAAAcacttgttatatcttgatcttccAAGTTCTTTCAAGCTATCTTCAAGAACCAAGCTGATTTCCACCTATGAGCTTGGTCTTCTATCCTCAGTCTTCTATCTTTGATTTTAGACCAAGTGTTGTACTTCTTAATCATTTGCATCATGAAAAAGAACCATCTTCTTTATTATGTTCTTTTATTTGAAGGTGTTTGGGCTGACTCAGCTTGGAACACGTCCAAGCTGATCCAAGTATCCAACCTAGAAACCAATGATTCAAGTAGTTTGAATGTGGTTGTCATCTTCGAATCTTTATATCAGTTTGACTCAACActaataatatgtgtaattctagcggttgggggttgtcacgatttcctatcAAAACTAccgaaaataaaagtaaaatagaaGTCGTAACCGCTTAGTCTAGCAATAAGCTTCGGTTAAATCTAGAAAATGAATTGAAAATCAAAcatcagtaattaaattaaaatatttgtttggcatctctgatctcatggtacgaccagaTTACCATTCTACCTACTTGCTAGTCTGTTGGAAAACTTAACCACGACTCATATTcttgttagattcactttgcctaagtAACTAGTGTTGTCCTTAGACTCACACTAATctttaaacaaattctcgttagattcattaaATAAGCATTAATAACCcaagtttgtgttactagtcCATCTTTTAGTATACCcgactcttaagccatgaccaaaTAATAATTCCCTTCGATGATCACAATGCATGTTCCCATGTCACTCaatcgcgtctgacattgttaagcatcatgttcaacttattttaattatgatggtTATGGATCCGTCTGTTAGAACTGAATTACCTTTTACATCTAATTATAAACCGATTAGTGTTTTCCATCTTTATGTATTAATACTAGTGTATGATTATAGACTGATCATCAGAGTTAAATCAATACATGCAGATATAGAACctataataatatgaagaacttATTAACCATGGATCTAAGATAAACAGTAAACACAATCCAACAGATCgaacaaataaaataagataaaaaacgtttacatgatcacatcgatccaaacaagtattaagCCTATTAGCCCcacattattaaaggaataacaaagtctaaaaagatgaaagacattgtttaccaactACAAAGTAAAAACTGgcctccttggaatctgcaaaatTCGACATAGGGTTTGCATGTGTCGACTTGGCTGCTGAATCTGCTCtctcttttgtttttgaagGTTTCTTGTAGTATATATTGGCTGAAAGTCGTAACTGGGTCTGGGTTGCCCAGCGGCGTTGGAGATGGGCTCCAACGGCGCTGAGGCCTTCAGGTGATGGGCCAGCGGCGCTGACAGCTCCTATGCATTCTCGATTTGTTTCGCTCCCGAATTGCCTCATTGTGTCTTCATGTTGAGTTGATTGATGCCATTCATCTCAATcacatcttccgtgaacctacATTTATATCGaatccattaagtaccaatagttctgAAATATTAATTCATTTAGACATTAAAATGTGACCTTATGATGGGGGAAATTATCACAAAATGAATGCTCATCAATGAATTACATTGAAAATTAGTATATTTAAtagttttacatttatttataatgagtatatatttggtatttttaatctatattatctataaagaaaataatactttatttttcaaaaagtcgaaaaatatgtaatattttcatttagcactctttaaaatatttttagctACACTACTCCCATAGTATTAATGCTTAAATTAAACCAtaaataatttatcttttaaaatatctttattaactctttacatcaattttCTACACCACTCAAAGCGTCATTTACCACCAACAGTCTCAAAAATCACCACATTGTCGCCGTCGCGACTATCGTTGTATTACGCAAGTAACGTGCTAGTTTGAGTTAATGTATTTGTTATTGATGTGATTAATGTAGGAAATTCACTCTAAAAATTATTGTGTAAACAATTGTATTAGAGTAATGGGCCTCTCAAGATGGACTTATAGTTTTTGGAAACCCTACACGGCCCTGTAACATAAAATTAGGTcccataaaataaaaagttacagTAAAAccaaaatctatatatacatacgtaTTCGATCGATCTCTAAGGTCACGTTTGGTTCGTATattttgatggaatttgatggaattggaattaaatTCCATttcttagtgcgtttggttgctcaatgatgaAGAAATATCATTCTATtggaatgtcaacattacctcatttgatggaatctccattccatggggatgggggaaggaatatCATTCCGTCTCTcccttaaatcttcaaaaaatgaaaaacattctatcaaattccattccatcagattccaattTCTTCAATAGATTCCATTCCAtccaaaaacattatgtgaaccaaacgcgccctaaaaGAATTACTAAACCTTACTCACCCGACGTACGCAAACCAcgctaaaaccctaaattcgaTTTTTGAATCATCAAAACCCTTTCGTTCGATTTCGAATGGGTAAAACCACAGCCGACAAGTCCACCTCAAAAGTACATAACTTTTCATCATATAtctactttttatattattatatattatatatatattgttttgttctGTTCGTTGTTGTACATATATATCTCTGCATGCATGTATATATCTGTGATCATAATTAagaagttaatatatatatatatatttggtttttaatttataggcTGATTCAGCTGTCGCGGTTGTTGAAGACCGAAAAGTTAAAACCATGAAAAACGGTAAATCTCTTTAATTTGTTGTTtcttgaatatatatacatggattatatatatattatgccaGTGTTATATACTCTGGTTAAACTCATTATtcacattattataaattagtattagtataaTTATATCGATCATTAGAGTTATCATACAAGTTAATTAAATGAAACTTAATTATGGGTTCTGATTCAGTAGTGATCCATATATAGGGTGCTAATCACCTAATTGCTACTTTTGATTAACTAATACGAGTACCTATCGTAATACGAGTAGTATAGATGGTCCTATGATCGGTATCAATCAATATTACCGTACTGCCTCCTTATGTTGTATGTGTTTTAAtcgatatatttttaatttcgtATGTATAGGCAAGAGGGATGCAGAGGAGATGATTGAGAAGAAAGTAAAGAAGCCGAAGATGGAGGAAAAGAAGGTTGCAGAGAAGATTAAGAAGAAGGAAACTAAGAAAGAAGTAATTAGCAGTTCTTCCGAATCTGAGGAGGAACAAAAGAAGGTGTCCCAtcttaagattttttaattttttctcttTGCATAAAACGAACCGCAGAAGAAGCTTAATAATTAATCAATGGGGTACAGGTTGTTACAAAGAAGGTTGAAACTAAAAAGCGAAAGAAGACATCTAAGAAAGAAGAAAGTAGCTCATCAGAGTCTGAGGAGGAAGTACAGAAGaaggtttgattttttaataacgAAATTTTACTTTTATCTCATAATCTAGTAGTATATATTTTGGGTTAAAGTTGGAACTGCATATAGTAAAGATCACTTATACATTCACAACTCAAGTTATACTGCGTTTACAATATGACTAAATGAACGAATGAATATGTTGGCCAGactgttgagaaaaagaagggTGACAATAAGACTCTAAATGAGAATAAAAAGAAAGTAGAAAGCAGTTCATCAGATGAAAGCAGTTCTTCGGAGTCCGAGGAGGAACAGAAGGTATAATTTTGTAAACTTGAGTTCTTGCCTTTTTATTATACAATATCTCTCTTTTGGTGAATATTTGATTTGGTGTACAACCTATATATACCATTTATTGAAACGCTATAATGATGATCGAAAAGGTTGTGGTTGCGGCCAACAAAGTTACCAATGTTGTAAAGAAACCTGCTAAGGAGTCAAGTAGCAGTGACTCTTCTGACTCATCTGATGAAGTAAGTCGTATTCTTTGAAACTCACAATCAGCAATTAGTGGCTAATCATAGTGGTATCATATTATCTAACGAGTAATTGCATATGTTCAGGATGATGATACTGTGGTAACCCATTCAAATAAGTCTGTATCTGGTACCAGTAAAAATGGGTCTGCTTCGGTTTttgcaaagaaagaaaaaagtgagAGTTCTGAATCGAGTGGATCAGAGGAAAGTGACTCGGATGAAGAGGTATTAAGCTCCATATATACAAGCTGTAGTTCTCTTTGTTGTGTTTTTTAGATCATCAATTTCGGTCTCCAACATTATGAATAAGTTgagttaaaataaattttatgtaaaaaaaggATGCCAAGGTTACCAGGCAACCAAACAAGTCACCATCCGGGGCTGCTAAAATCGACTCTGTGAAGAAAGATGAAAGTGAGAGTTATGAAGAAGAGGTACCTGTCCATGTATATTTGTTTTCACTTGTTGCAATGCTGTGTCATTTTTCATCTTAGAAGCTTAAACAAAGTTCCCATTGAGTTAAACTAAATTCATATGCAGAAGAACGTCAAGGTGACAGCTCAACCAAAATTGGGAACCACTGTTAAAACCAACTCTAATGCTGTCAAGGAGGAGACAAGTGATGATTCAGAGGAAGATAGTTCGGATGATAATGATTCTGATGAAGAGGTATTACagatttttcctttttctaaaTTGTAAAACTTTAATATTGAATTACAGGGTTCAGCAGAGATGTATATTTCTGGTGATTCAATGATTATGGTTGAAATTTTCAGGCTGAAATGGCACCCTCTAAGCAACCTGCTGTAACCAAGAAGGTGTGTTCCCGCTGTCATCTCCAGCCAGATAGAAACACATTAGCTATTTTGTATGCATAGTAGACATGACAACTTGGGTGGGTTGTGTAATGGGTAAAAAACGGTAATTATTGGTATGATCGTGTTGACGAAAAGACTTGTGAGTTTAATCTAATTCAGTGTTACATGAAATGAAGTAATTTAGGAGGTAATTTGCACTAAAGTACCCTTTGGGTCACTTTTGACTCGTTTGATCCAAATATGATTGGGTAAGTGGATCGAAATTTCCACTGCAACGGTTTGTAACACCATTGGTTCTTGTCTTTTTATTTTCGAGTAGAAAGCTGATGCTAAAGAGGAAAGCTCAGAAGGAAGTTCATCAGATAGTTCATCGGATGATGAAGAGCCTCAGAAGAAAAAGATTAAGGTTATTGTTTTGTTAAGATTCTTGCCACTGATTTTCTTCAACCTGTGATGATGCCATGTCTGTTTCGGTTATCATGCATCTAATATGTTTATTATACAGCCATCAATTACAGAAGATGTAAAATCCAGCATAAATGTCTCCAAAGAGGAGAGCAGCGAGTCTGAGGACACTTCAGACGAGAGTTCTGATGAAGAGCCATCTAAGCCGCAGCCTGTGCAAAAGGTAGGTGATGGTGTACTTAGAGGTAGCAGGCTGAGTGGGCTTAATCACTACTCAACCTGTTTTCGCCTTAGCagcttttttattattattttatcttaCTGTTTGGCCCACTAAAGGCAAGACATAGTCCAAATTGATATAAGCACATGGGTCGAATTTAAATGGTTTGCACCAAGGATTGGCTTTAGTTGTCATCTGTTTAACTATGTGACTAATATGGCAGACTAAACAAGATACAAAAAAAACTAGCAGCAGTTCTGATGAGGAGTCTGAAGAAGATGATAGTTCTGAGGAAGAAAAACTTCCATCCAAAACCCCAAATAGAAGTGTAAGAAttgtttaaagttttttttatcattgttTGTTGTTACAACACAAGTTGCACGAAAAGGAAAAAACTCAGGTTTTGGGTTGTATTCTACAtattaaatgtataaatcatgaaataacTTATATCAATGATCATATTGCTTGAACGtctatgtatatacatatgcacaaattaaaagaattgaCTCACTTATCACTAGTTTAGCATAGTTCTGCAGTAAAGGgatttataaaagtataaactTGTGTAGGGCACTGATGTGGAAATGGTTGATGCTCCATCAACACCGAAAACGGTATGTGTTATACAttcatatatgtgtgtgtgtgtatatatatatattgtatcattttgttattagatGAAGTTTTAAATGCATTAATACATACATGAAAACTGCAGCCTCAAGCCCCAGTTACCCCTCAAGCCACAGGATCCAAGACCTTGTTTATGGGAAATCTAAGCTACTCAATTGAGGAAGAAAATGTGTATGTCCTCGCTTTTGCAATtgcatttacatatatatcattccTGATTCCTGACTAGTACATGATGCCACAGGATGACTTTTTTCAAAAATGCGGGTAAAATAGTTGAAGTCCGCTTTGCCATTAGAGATGACCAGTTTGCTGGGTATGGACATGTTGAGTTTGCCACTGCAGAAGCAGCTCAGAAGGTATGTTCTGTGCTGAAGCCCCTCTTCTCTAGCTATGCATATCTTAGCTAACAATATTTCCATATACTGTGATAATGTTGAACGACAGTTGGTTCTATCATTCTTTAGTTGCCTGTTTTACTCTTTTCTCATGTCACATTACCACAGCATGTCATTAGTGACAACcatattttatcttttctaGGCTCTCAAATTAAACAATCAGATGCTAGAAGGTCGTCCAGTAAGGCTTGATTTAGCAAAGGAAAGGGGTGCTTTCACTCCTGGTAGTCGGAGGTACGAATATAGTTTCATATGGAGGTGGTGATTTCTTTCTGTTTTTACCTATGAATGGCTCGCCCAAGGTTATGTATAAACTAACTGATACGAAGTATcatgaaatatttataatatatgttgtagTACTGGAGCCGGGCACACTAATCTTATATAAGTATTAAACATCAAACAATTATATGGGACAATAGTCCTCTAGTGTCGTAAGATACTCAACTTGTGATTGTGATCTTATTTCTTTATGATCGTAGCAACGAAAAGCCTTTCCGAAAAGGACAACAGGTTCAGGGGACTGTATATGTGCGTGGGTTTGATGCCAGTGACAGTCTTGATAATGTAAGTTCAGTTATCTAAATTTTTTGAAAGGATAACCTCCCAATAATCTTCAAATTCAAGTCTTAGTGTGCTGAATTGATTTCTGTTGCAGATCAAGGCTAATCTTGGACAGCATTTTGGCGACTGTGGAGACATAACACGAATGTCTATACCAAAAGATTACGAGTCTGGGGTTCCTAGAGGGTTTgtgctatttttttatttttcctttttttcatatgttaaaaaTGGGCATTTGAATGGCACTCTGTGAGCCCTTCGCACTAATATGttttgtaataaatatatttgcAGGTACGCTTATATTGATTTTGCAGATATTAATGGATTCAAAAAAGCACTGGAACTTCATCGGTCTGACTTGGGAGGATGCACACTAACTGTGGAGGAGGCTAGGCCAAAAGATGGGGTTAATGTCAACAAAGATGTAGATAATCGTGGCAGAGGTCGGGGTGGTCCACAAGGCAGAGGTCCAGGTAGTCATTCTGGCAGAGGTCCGAGTAGCAGACGTCCGGGAAATCGTACTGGCAGAGGTCCGGGTAGTGGAGATGGTAGCCGTCGAGGACCTAGCAAACCAAGCATGGCATCAGTTGCCACAGGTATGCATTTATTTTGTGCTTCGTTTGCTTTTTTGGTAtgatactttttaaatttatgcatatAATTTGATCAATCTTTCACTATGTTTGCAGGTAAGAAGACTGTTTTTGGTGATGATTAAAAGATAGAATTTCACTTAATATTGATGGTTGCCATCATTCATGTGCATACATGTGTGATGTGAAGTCTTGAAGTTACATGTTTAATACTTTTGGTTATGGATTTGAAGCGTTCAGAAGTCAAGTAAGTGTTGCATCTTCCGTCTTTGTTTTTTTGTCCCTTCTCTTGTTTTGGTTGTGGACAATGTCTCTACTGTTTTTGTCCAATCACGTAGTAGTTTGGAAACAATGTCTTATCATTAGTGACCTTTTTAAAGgattggtttttgttttaaatgatGTCGTGCAATATCCCATATTATTCAACATGCAGTCTGGATTTGAGTTTCAAATTTGTTGGTTTTGGTATCTGGTGGTTGGCATGTTAGATGAGTATGGGTTAAAAATACACCGGAAATATATGGGTGATTTTTTAAGGTCAAATTTGGCTTTGCTTTTAGTTGCTATTAgattttcttgttgattttgtttgCATGTTATAAAGCAAAGTTGTTAAAACCAAGATTTTAATATGGGTCATTCCAGTCTTTGCAAAATCAGTATTGCGATCCTGCTAAAATGTTTTAGTCCCTTTCATTTGTAAAGGTCTTATGATCTTACTCATTATTGGTGGGCTTGAATCTCAGCTGTGGCTTTTCTGTGCGATTATATAAATGATTGCAATAAAATGGTATGGATAGAATTGCAACATACCATCACTTCCAATAAGTCCGGAAATGAATTGGAAGTTTAAAGGCAAAGCCTGTTTTGGTAAAATGGAAGTGGTGCTTCCTTGATGAAAAGATGCTTTATGGTGGGTGTCCCATTCCATATTTATAGTCTGCAAGGTTTCTTGTGGTAATTTTATTTTGGTTGGGTTATTGGTCTCCTACTGGCTGTCCCTAAAAGAATTGCCCCGTCGCCTATATGCCTTAGTAGCATATTAACATTGTGTTATAAGTGACTGGTGGGTTTACCATAATAAACATATGTGGCTCTTGTGACTTAAACGAGCATCATGTAGGAGGGTTTTTTCAAATCTGCA includes the following:
- the LOC122591390 gene encoding nucleolin 2-like, producing the protein MMIEKVVVAANKVTNVVKKPAKESSSSDSSDSSDEDDDTVVTHSNKSVSGTSKNGSASVFAKKEKSESSESSGSEESDSDEEDAKVTRQPNKSPSGAAKIDSVKKDESESYEEEKNVKVTAQPKLGTTVKTNSNAVKEETSDDSEEDSSDDNDSDEEAEMAPSKQPAVTKKKADAKEESSEGSSSDSSSDDEEPQKKKIKPSITEDVKSSINVSKEESSESEDTSDESSDEEPSKPQPVQKTKQDTKKTSSSSDEESEEDDSSEEEKLPSKTPNRSGTDVEMVDAPSTPKTPQAPVTPQATGSKTLFMGNLSYSIEEENVMTFFKNAGKIVEVRFAIRDDQFAGYGHVEFATAEAAQKALKLNNQMLEGRPVRLDLAKERGAFTPGSRSNEKPFRKGQQVQGTVYVRGFDASDSLDNIKANLGQHFGDCGDITRMSIPKDYESGVPRGYAYIDFADINGFKKALELHRSDLGGCTLTVEEARPKDGVNVNKDVDNRGRGRGGPQGRGPGSHSGRGPSSRRPGNRTGRGPGSGDGSRRGPSKPSMASVATGKKTVFGDD